A genomic region of Alnus glutinosa chromosome 11, dhAlnGlut1.1, whole genome shotgun sequence contains the following coding sequences:
- the LOC133881622 gene encoding 12S seed storage globulin 2-like, with product MVFPNKGEEVVLKLKKGDVIPVPMGAVSWWFNDGDSELVVVFMGETSKSYVPGVFTYFLLSGTQGILGGFSPEFLSIAYNTNKDGANKLAKSQTGVLIVKLEEGKSMPKPNVENTRKMVYNIDAALPDIRVKNGGAVTALTEHKFPFLEQVDQLSASLVKLDAEAMRSPLYAADSAVQLIYVVKGSGRVQIVGINGKRVLDVEVKPGHLLLVPRFFVAAELAGADGLEYFSIITNEQPVLEEFAGKASVWDALSPAVLEASLSVSPEFGELFKSKMQKTTVIIPPRN from the exons ATGGTATTCCCTAACAAAGGAGAGGAGGTGGTGTTGAAACTCAAGAAAGGAGATGTCATACCAGTGCCAATGGGAGCAGTCTCATGGTGGTTCAATGATGGAGATTCTGAGTTGGTTGTAGTCTTCATGGGCGAAACATCTAAGAGCTACGTTCCCGGCGTGTTCACCTACTTCTTGTTAAGTGGAACTCAAGGTATTCTCGGAGGCTTCTCGCCGGAATTTCTTAGCATAGCATATAACACAAACAAAGACGGTGCAAATAAGCTCGCGAAAAGCCAAACGGGAGTCCTGATAGTAAAGCTAGAGGAAGGAAAAAGCATGCCGAAGCCCAACGTAGAAAACACCAGAAAAATGGTTTATAACATTGATGCTGCATTGCCTGATATTCGCGTTAAAAACGGCGGAGCAGTCACTGCATTGACGGAGCACAAGTTTCCTTTCCTTGAACAAGTTGATCAGCTGAGCGCCAGCCTCGTTAAACTTGATGCTGAAGCAATGCGTTCACCATTATATGCTGCTGATTCTGCAGTTCAGCTGATTTATGTTGTGAAAGGAAGTGGTCGTGTTCAGATTGTGGGCATCAATGGGAAGCGCGTCTTGGACGTGGAAGTAAAGCCTGGTCACTTGCTTCTTGTGCCAAGATTCTTCGTTGCCGCCGAACTTGCAGGCGCAGATGGACTCGAGTATTTCTCTATAATAACAAATGAGCA GCCTGTCCTCGAAGAGTTTGCTGGCAAGGCCTCGGTGTGGGATGCGTTATCTCCGGCGGTCTTAGAAGCCTCCCTCAGTGTATCTCCAGAGTTCGGGGAGCTTTTCAAGTCAAAAATGCAAAAGACCACAGTCATTATCCCTCCACGGAATTAA